Proteins encoded within one genomic window of bacterium:
- a CDS encoding T9SS type A sorting domain-containing protein: MQWLLVLTLIGAPSNVPYKADTKAFIGDTIRFSIGSVQISAIIQSISGDTITVDGIVVLNNVFNVRVDDMKISLSSFSNGNISVYSYGNIYADGGNIELNGVIIRNVSFSLDQNGFYGYGDVAFGDRTLTLLLEIDSLNNLVAHATYSEITVYNVVLTNLFLHLENGMITGGADVNLLGNLFHLNIGFNGYELYAESYGNTFTYNELTIYDFYLMISSSTGFYGKGKLILYNSYADIELSISSNSYLVVNDGYFVIHGIEISDFTGYIGNGLYDIRGKINLYGSSLYAAVYYNENLPESEFRLSVVSTELVIGSVIIHDLTLTLSKTAGLYGSGYVYFNDVNYPANGRVKVSFSTDWSGNVFIGIEDGYVVLSNGATINNLTAYITRDGFFGYGTYTDGSSDVTVVFNSQSGTVYWQIYGDAIVFGNILLRHYYVGSDGRAFAWWIISETDSLYFEINWGQGYAQVVYPGTFMYGNVMVYNLTGTIYADSGFIGQGYVRIGDENNYVEIPIQFRSNPNGKLFGTFPNYLSLQDGQGITVNIYGINVTITEDGITGYGRVELENVNFYIEFIALYNGYIDATVRDGYINLGRVVIKDITMHLYPFTASGFVYIPEFQGGIYVLLKANGSGGLSFYVPGFDFYVNGFHIYGNFQYVNGALYFSGGVEIPGGGAGSVDYLYATSRGIDSCSVTLQDIYINGFHIVYANGRFASNPGRIILSGNFDLSNLSNFIGVNNIYFSNLMISSDGRFLGCELVGVQNFHIGEFFAFSGEFGFFENYLVIYYAVIDFSNLSTVNGRVSFENIAISYDGQIVYASAIGLEYLNAGIFHASGWVYFVNSGVSVTGRVELDNIGYAYVRDLLLDSNGNILDLAEAGCSFTIGGYGFTGSLSFPANNRIYFEGSIHLPVFLSGDASGSILLERTPDGTGGVLDLGYNVLAGSLSIPEFEMGGYHFLGGAFAFDSIGVEGTARINVPEVCEVELSMSFNWDGTFNYAYLAATGMNIPIGSTGLFINGIGGGVYHYVDPYEYWMFVLSGLVSDPVRALALDATIEITTDGRVSGLGHLMIAQYTWASAGFDVYTTQGYLDAFAWLGEDPSEGISFWGCYIRGQDSVYYNWINVDAWGKGDLGVSVWFVSFNAWFGFAYDLSEWPFVYGPYWRQKLYNSGIGASGLALGYLAGINVTWNPARHRFDYDVWWGPVDEQNPGNAPFVSDLVFVGPYPDLGLDFDYVGGEQYIRPYDTYEVPGGYMWVNMGADNTGYFNFNYFGNSGIVYVGLYINSSEVQTVYLKYGVAGEYKLFEDGIVVSSGSNGYAQPDQFTQALVFYQPGWKFIMFKVRKSFDQWGIYLRVTDANGNIIDGVSYQPNRPDQVVDYHDRALSWDIYRFDRQNNVTVEGGKFVLRAEGRPLRLTYMKDKAHYPRIDFPSFKINFMLNGVARNDSTLILMTDSTLQRYYGVLFYYPSKGDLMEGEILGAGTKTGVKTSFEVGKWYTLEFVFEPESLYLYTYEFSRSRPIRPLFSFKLNDDWDPAFYASVGGDDNVLYLDNYAVRHDWKTTMINIETPHPYPNNARLTWTIEDTSASFMRLHFENFSTDYWDSLYIKDHLGRVWYTYNGPALGSFSTPPIPSKKVILELHSDNVTNDYGFKVDYVRLRKDVPYFYSAEWYISTPSPVPNNWDSTYMISIPDAKAIKVCFKNFNMSITDSLSADSVILYDGNGNRYGSYTGNLGTFFAIAIPGNTVNIRVKTDNVLQSQGFTVPYAAYITDDYTGVYDKPVAKATEEGTIIKGNILKLSIYSTGGNVKAVIYDVLGRSVISGNYFVNKETRSLDVDVSKLSSGVFFLRVYDEDGKEIASKKFLKVR, encoded by the coding sequence ATGCAGTGGTTGCTGGTGTTAACACTAATAGGGGCTCCAAGTAATGTCCCCTATAAAGCCGATACAAAGGCTTTTATCGGGGACACAATCCGGTTTAGTATCGGTAGTGTCCAAATCTCGGCGATAATCCAATCTATATCAGGGGATACAATTACGGTTGATGGAATCGTCGTATTGAACAACGTTTTCAACGTTCGCGTTGATGACATGAAGATAAGCCTTTCTTCTTTCTCGAACGGGAACATAAGTGTTTATAGCTACGGAAATATTTATGCCGATGGGGGAAACATTGAACTAAACGGCGTAATCATAAGAAACGTCTCTTTTAGTTTGGATCAAAACGGCTTTTATGGGTACGGAGATGTGGCTTTTGGCGACAGGACTTTGACACTGCTTCTTGAAATTGACTCGCTGAATAACCTCGTGGCTCATGCCACCTATTCGGAGATCACGGTTTACAACGTGGTACTTACAAACCTCTTCCTTCACTTAGAGAATGGAATGATCACTGGTGGTGCTGATGTAAATCTTCTTGGCAATCTCTTTCATCTCAACATAGGATTTAACGGTTATGAGCTATATGCGGAAAGCTACGGGAATACCTTTACTTATAATGAACTCACCATTTACGACTTTTACCTTATGATTTCAAGTTCTACCGGTTTTTACGGCAAAGGAAAGTTAATACTCTACAATTCTTATGCTGATATTGAGTTAAGTATTTCTTCAAACTCCTATCTTGTGGTAAACGATGGCTATTTTGTAATCCATGGTATCGAGATTAGTGACTTTACCGGTTATATAGGGAATGGCCTTTACGATATAAGGGGCAAGATCAATCTTTATGGATCTTCACTATATGCGGCAGTCTATTACAATGAAAACCTTCCTGAGTCTGAGTTCAGGCTCTCGGTAGTATCTACGGAATTAGTCATTGGTTCTGTAATTATCCACGATTTGACATTGACACTTTCAAAGACAGCGGGACTCTATGGTTCTGGATACGTGTACTTTAATGATGTAAATTATCCCGCTAATGGAAGGGTTAAGGTATCATTCTCTACTGATTGGAGTGGAAATGTCTTTATAGGCATTGAAGATGGTTACGTTGTTTTAAGCAACGGAGCAACAATAAACAACCTTACCGCTTATATAACAAGAGACGGATTCTTTGGCTACGGAACCTATACGGATGGAAGTAGCGATGTAACGGTGGTCTTTAACTCTCAATCTGGGACTGTATACTGGCAGATTTATGGTGATGCAATCGTGTTTGGCAACATATTGCTCAGGCATTATTATGTTGGTTCCGATGGAAGGGCGTTTGCTTGGTGGATTATTTCCGAGACCGATTCACTTTACTTTGAAATCAATTGGGGGCAGGGGTATGCGCAGGTAGTTTATCCTGGGACGTTCATGTATGGCAATGTAATGGTCTATAACTTGACCGGAACTATTTATGCAGATTCTGGATTTATAGGTCAAGGGTATGTAAGGATCGGAGATGAGAATAACTATGTGGAAATTCCAATTCAATTCAGGTCTAATCCAAATGGAAAGCTGTTTGGAACATTCCCCAATTATCTCTCGCTACAAGATGGTCAAGGGATCACCGTAAACATCTATGGAATTAATGTAACAATTACGGAAGATGGAATCACAGGTTATGGCCGTGTTGAACTGGAAAACGTGAACTTTTACATCGAATTTATTGCTCTTTACAACGGCTATATTGATGCAACGGTGAGAGACGGATATATAAATCTTGGGAGAGTTGTGATCAAAGACATTACCATGCATCTTTATCCCTTCACCGCTTCAGGATTTGTCTACATTCCTGAGTTCCAAGGAGGAATCTATGTACTCTTGAAGGCCAATGGAAGCGGTGGTTTAAGTTTTTATGTACCGGGCTTTGACTTCTACGTAAACGGTTTCCATATTTATGGTAACTTCCAGTATGTAAATGGCGCGCTATACTTCAGCGGTGGTGTTGAAATTCCCGGTGGTGGTGCGGGCAGTGTGGACTACTTGTATGCAACATCCCGCGGTATAGATAGTTGTTCAGTTACCCTGCAGGATATCTATATAAATGGTTTCCATATCGTTTATGCTAACGGAAGGTTTGCTTCTAATCCCGGCAGAATCATTCTTAGTGGAAACTTTGACCTTTCCAATCTTTCGAACTTTATAGGCGTTAATAACATTTATTTCAGCAACTTAATGATATCTTCTGATGGAAGGTTTCTCGGATGCGAGCTTGTGGGTGTTCAGAACTTCCATATAGGTGAATTCTTCGCCTTTTCAGGAGAGTTTGGATTCTTTGAGAATTATCTTGTGATCTATTATGCTGTGATCGACTTTTCTAATCTCTCGACGGTCAACGGAAGAGTCAGTTTTGAAAATATTGCAATTTCTTATGACGGCCAAATTGTTTACGCCTCTGCAATTGGACTTGAGTATTTGAATGCTGGCATTTTCCATGCCTCGGGATGGGTCTACTTCGTCAATAGCGGAGTAAGTGTAACAGGACGAGTTGAGCTTGACAATATTGGGTATGCATACGTAAGGGATCTCCTTCTTGATAGTAACGGAAATATCCTCGATCTTGCAGAAGCAGGTTGCAGTTTCACCATTGGTGGATATGGATTTACAGGAAGTTTAAGCTTTCCAGCAAACAATAGAATCTACTTTGAAGGAAGTATTCATTTGCCTGTTTTCTTGAGTGGAGATGCATCGGGGTCAATTCTTCTTGAAAGAACACCCGATGGGACGGGTGGAGTGCTCGATCTCGGCTACAACGTCCTTGCCGGTTCCCTTTCCATTCCAGAGTTTGAAATGGGAGGTTACCACTTCCTTGGTGGGGCATTTGCCTTTGATTCGATTGGCGTTGAAGGAACAGCCAGGATAAATGTACCTGAAGTGTGTGAGGTAGAACTTAGTATGTCTTTCAATTGGGATGGAACTTTCAACTATGCTTATCTCGCGGCTACTGGGATGAATATTCCAATAGGTAGTACAGGGCTCTTCATAAACGGTATAGGTGGCGGAGTATATCACTATGTTGATCCTTACGAATACTGGATGTTTGTCTTAAGTGGCCTTGTATCTGATCCTGTGAGGGCACTGGCTCTTGATGCCACTATTGAAATCACCACTGATGGTAGGGTTTCCGGCCTTGGGCACCTCATGATTGCACAATATACATGGGCTTCTGCCGGATTTGATGTTTATACAACTCAGGGATATCTTGATGCCTTCGCTTGGCTTGGTGAGGATCCGTCGGAAGGCATCTCCTTCTGGGGGTGTTACATACGTGGTCAAGATTCCGTGTATTACAACTGGATTAACGTTGATGCCTGGGGGAAAGGCGATCTGGGTGTAAGTGTGTGGTTTGTCAGTTTTAATGCATGGTTTGGATTTGCCTATGATCTCTCAGAATGGCCCTTTGTATATGGTCCTTATTGGAGGCAGAAGTTATATAACAGCGGAATTGGTGCCTCTGGCTTAGCTCTTGGATATCTGGCAGGGATTAATGTGACTTGGAACCCTGCAAGACACCGTTTTGACTACGATGTTTGGTGGGGTCCTGTGGATGAGCAAAATCCAGGGAATGCTCCCTTTGTAAGTGATTTAGTATTTGTAGGACCATATCCCGATTTAGGTCTCGATTTTGACTATGTGGGCGGAGAGCAGTATATAAGACCTTACGATACTTATGAGGTCCCTGGTGGATACATGTGGGTAAACATGGGTGCTGACAATACGGGATACTTCAACTTCAACTACTTTGGAAACTCGGGAATTGTTTATGTAGGGCTCTATATTAATTCTTCAGAGGTACAGACTGTCTATCTTAAATATGGAGTTGCTGGGGAATACAAGCTTTTTGAAGACGGAATTGTTGTGAGCTCTGGCAGTAACGGATATGCCCAGCCCGACCAGTTTACACAGGCTTTGGTTTTTTACCAGCCTGGTTGGAAATTTATAATGTTCAAGGTAAGGAAGTCATTTGACCAGTGGGGTATTTACTTGAGAGTAACCGATGCCAACGGTAATATCATTGATGGCGTTTCTTACCAGCCCAACAGGCCTGATCAGGTGGTAGATTATCATGACAGAGCACTCTCCTGGGATATCTATAGGTTTGATAGGCAAAATAATGTGACCGTTGAAGGAGGAAAGTTTGTTCTTAGGGCAGAGGGTAGGCCTCTGAGATTAACCTACATGAAAGATAAGGCACACTATCCAAGGATTGACTTCCCCTCTTTCAAAATTAACTTTATGCTGAATGGTGTCGCAAGGAACGATTCAACCCTTATTTTGATGACCGACTCTACACTTCAAAGGTATTACGGCGTCCTCTTCTACTATCCTTCCAAGGGTGACTTAATGGAGGGTGAAATCCTTGGTGCGGGCACAAAAACCGGTGTGAAAACCAGTTTTGAAGTTGGAAAGTGGTATACTCTTGAGTTTGTGTTTGAACCCGAATCCCTCTACCTCTACACCTATGAGTTCAGCAGATCCAGGCCTATAAGGCCTTTATTCTCCTTTAAACTCAATGATGATTGGGACCCGGCTTTCTATGCAAGCGTTGGAGGCGATGACAACGTCCTCTATCTGGACAACTATGCAGTAAGACACGATTGGAAAACTACGATGATAAATATTGAAACACCTCATCCTTACCCGAATAATGCCAGGTTGACCTGGACCATAGAGGATACCTCAGCCTCCTTTATGAGACTTCACTTTGAAAACTTTAGCACGGACTACTGGGATTCGCTTTATATAAAGGACCATCTCGGTAGAGTCTGGTATACATATAATGGCCCTGCGCTTGGTAGTTTCTCCACGCCGCCTATACCTTCCAAGAAGGTTATTCTTGAACTCCATTCGGATAATGTCACAAACGATTATGGCTTTAAGGTAGATTATGTGAGGTTGAGGAAGGATGTTCCTTACTTCTATAGTGCAGAGTGGTATATCTCCACTCCTTCTCCCGTTCCTAACAACTGGGATTCTACATACATGATAAGCATTCCTGATGCCAAGGCAATTAAGGTTTGCTTTAAGAATTTCAATATGAGCATAACCGATTCGTTAAGTGCCGATTCGGTAATTCTCTACGATGGCAATGGAAATAGGTATGGTTCTTACACGGGTAACCTCGGTACTTTCTTCGCAATAGCCATTCCTGGTAATACGGTAAATATAAGAGTAAAGACCGATAACGTTCTCCAATCCCAGGGATTTACGGTTCCATATGCGGCTTACATAACGGATGACTATACCGGTGTATACGATAAGCCTGTGGCAAAAGCTACAGAGGAAGGAACTATAATCAAAGGAAACATATTAAAACTCTCAATTTATTCCACTGGTGGCAACGTAAAGGCTGTAATCTACGATGTCCTTGGTCGTTCAGTAATATCTGGTAACTACTTTGTGAATAAGGAAACGAGATCTCTTGATGTGGATGTTTCAAAACTCTCTTCTGGTGTGTTCTTCTTGAGGGTTTATGACGAAGATGGTAAAGAGATTGCTTCAAAGAAGTTTTTAAAGGTTAGATAA
- the fdhD gene encoding formate dehydrogenase accessory sulfurtransferase FdhD, with amino-acid sequence MIEIRKVIRVSNERAESFSDYIAQEEIVEVIYRGEVLFRHAVSPLELYEWAVGYLYTNRVVEDLSKVKMWKEEGKIFLEGEINIKPGTFWTGTSGCGSSMENFCVADLTGLEEEKVYFKVSKIFEIFEEFNKKSVNFKLAGSLHSSAICEETGIIYFSEDIARHNSVDKVIGKALLEGKNLSKTFLLTSGRISSEIVRKALIARIPVIVSHSAPTTFAVDLAVAYGLTLVGFLRGKRCNIYSNDWRILIP; translated from the coding sequence GTGATTGAGATAAGGAAAGTAATCAGGGTTTCTAATGAAAGGGCTGAATCTTTTAGTGATTACATAGCACAGGAAGAGATTGTTGAAGTTATCTATAGAGGTGAGGTACTTTTCAGGCACGCTGTTTCCCCTTTAGAGCTCTATGAGTGGGCGGTTGGTTATCTTTACACTAACAGAGTGGTAGAGGATCTTAGCAAGGTTAAAATGTGGAAAGAAGAGGGTAAAATCTTTCTGGAAGGAGAAATTAACATTAAGCCCGGGACCTTCTGGACTGGTACCTCGGGATGCGGTTCTTCCATGGAGAATTTTTGTGTGGCTGATCTCACAGGTCTTGAGGAAGAAAAAGTTTATTTTAAAGTATCAAAAATTTTTGAAATTTTTGAAGAGTTCAATAAAAAATCTGTGAATTTTAAATTAGCAGGTTCTCTCCATTCATCGGCGATTTGTGAGGAAACGGGGATTATTTATTTTTCTGAGGACATAGCAAGGCATAACTCCGTTGATAAGGTCATCGGAAAAGCCTTGCTGGAGGGGAAAAACCTTTCAAAGACCTTTTTACTCACAAGCGGTCGAATATCCAGTGAGATAGTCAGAAAAGCATTGATAGCAAGGATTCCCGTGATTGTTTCCCATTCTGCTCCTACAACTTTCGCCGTTGACTTGGCAGTTGCCTATGGCCTTACCCTTGTCGGCTTTCTCAGGGGTAAAAGGTGTAATATATACTCTAATGATTGGCGTATTTTGATTCCGTAA
- a CDS encoding molybdenum cofactor guanylyltransferase, with product MLENRKSRNRSLIILAGGKSGRMGEPKPILLIKQKRLVDYSIENLKGLFGEILVVVKERKQCIEPYPCILDNSYEYAPIFGLYAGLKASKSLVNLVVACDMPFIKRELVQFLLSKAEECRADAVVPVVGGYFEPLLAVYNKSCIDAIEGEIKKGNLKITGFYSRVNIKSVSEEEIRIFDPEFQSFVNINTKEDLKAFFRD from the coding sequence ATGTTAGAAAACCGAAAGAGCAGAAATAGAAGCCTTATAATCCTTGCCGGTGGAAAGTCCGGGAGGATGGGCGAGCCAAAGCCCATCCTCCTCATTAAACAAAAGAGGTTAGTTGATTATTCCATTGAAAATTTAAAAGGTCTTTTTGGCGAGATTTTGGTTGTGGTGAAAGAAAGAAAACAGTGTATCGAGCCTTATCCCTGTATTTTGGATAATTCCTATGAATATGCGCCAATTTTTGGTCTTTACGCCGGTTTAAAGGCGTCTAAGAGTTTAGTAAATCTGGTTGTAGCCTGTGACATGCCTTTTATAAAAAGGGAATTGGTGCAGTTTTTGCTTTCTAAAGCCGAGGAGTGTAGGGCAGACGCAGTCGTACCCGTAGTAGGGGGATATTTTGAACCGCTTTTGGCTGTTTACAACAAATCCTGTATTGATGCTATTGAAGGAGAAATTAAGAAAGGTAATTTGAAAATCACGGGATTTTATTCACGAGTTAACATAAAATCGGTTTCAGAGGAAGAGATAAGAATTTTTGATCCAGAATTTCAAAGCTTTGTCAATATAAATACCAAAGAAGATTTAAAGGCTTTTTTCCGTGATTGA
- a CDS encoding formate/nitrite transporter family protein: MEIECRAPANVADQLTNDVCVKKVTASFTKLFVLGILAGVYIGFGAQLATMVGHDLAKYLGIGFARFMQGAVFSVGLMLVVIAGAELFTGNNLIMLSVLDGKASVGKLLYNWVVVYFANLIGSLFLVVLMYWTELWKTNGNLVGAYALSIANAKVNLPFLAAFSRGILCNWLVCLAVWMAVASRNVVGKIFAIFFPIMAFVASGFEHSIANMYFIPMGIFMKNVEAVVNAAGNPVLTNLNWYGFFVRNLIPVTLGNIVGGAGFVATLYWLVYVRKPKEQK, encoded by the coding sequence ATGGAGATAGAATGCAGAGCCCCAGCCAATGTGGCAGACCAACTAACAAATGATGTATGCGTTAAAAAGGTTACTGCGAGTTTTACCAAACTTTTCGTCCTCGGTATTCTTGCTGGTGTGTATATTGGATTTGGTGCCCAGCTTGCCACCATGGTGGGCCATGACTTGGCAAAATATCTTGGAATTGGCTTCGCGAGGTTCATGCAGGGAGCGGTATTCTCCGTAGGCTTAATGCTCGTAGTAATTGCTGGTGCCGAGTTATTTACAGGAAATAACCTCATAATGCTTTCTGTACTTGATGGGAAAGCTTCGGTGGGTAAACTACTTTACAATTGGGTTGTAGTCTATTTTGCAAATCTCATAGGATCGCTTTTTCTTGTTGTTCTCATGTACTGGACTGAACTTTGGAAAACAAATGGGAATCTTGTTGGCGCTTATGCCCTTTCCATTGCAAATGCAAAGGTAAATCTTCCTTTCTTGGCCGCCTTTTCTCGTGGTATTTTGTGTAACTGGCTGGTTTGCCTCGCTGTCTGGATGGCTGTGGCATCTCGCAATGTAGTTGGAAAGATATTTGCCATTTTCTTCCCGATCATGGCATTCGTCGCATCTGGCTTTGAACACTCGATTGCCAATATGTACTTCATTCCAATGGGTATCTTTATGAAGAATGTTGAGGCTGTGGTAAATGCAGCGGGGAATCCTGTACTTACAAATCTCAACTGGTATGGCTTCTTCGTGAGGAACCTTATCCCTGTTACTCTCGGTAATATCGTTGGCGGTGCCGGTTTTGTTGCTACACTCTACTGGCTTGTTTATGTTAGAAAACCGAAAGAGCAGAAATAG
- the fdhF gene encoding formate dehydrogenase subunit alpha: MSRLVKIFIDGKEIVAPEGEPVLKVAKENGINIPSLCFLEKLSPSGLCRLCIVKVEGRPGMVPSCLLTVQEGMKITAFDEELENTRRILLDNILSEHNDDCINCDKDGNCELQDLAYRYGLGRDNRMFSPIWRELERKIDDSSPVLFYDSSKCIKCMRCVKACAELQVKNVLSFAERGIETHVVAGLGKWSESECDGCGQCVQACPTGALVEKWETYGIKVRAKDVDKKVVTTCPYCGVGCQLELWVKDNRIVKVRGADEIPNEEKTCVKGRFGLDFVHKPDRLTKPLIKKNGEFEEVEWDEALDFVAKKLLEIKQKYGPDAVAGLASAKCTNEENYVFQKFMRAVIGTNNVDHCARLCHASTVAGLARAFGSGAMTNSIKELEFADVILVTGSNTTETHPVIATYIKRAVIFHGAKLIVVDPRKIDLVKYATLHLQQRNGTDVAWINGMLHVIWKEKLYNEEFVKNRTEGFESIIPIIEKYTPEKVEEITGIPKDKLIEAARLYAKAQKASIVYSMGITQHTTGVDNVLSLANLAMMTGHVGRESTGVNPLRGQNNVQGACDMGALPDVYSGYQKVVDEQARKKFEEAWGVKLSDKPGLTVVEMMNAAVEGKIKAFYMMGENPMMSDPNIPHVKEALEKAEFIVCQDIFMTETTQYADVILPVASFAEKEGTFTNTERRILKLNKAIEPIPGIRADWEIVQEVARRMGYEMNYSSWEDILREINKLTPSYGGITPERVNRGEKLQWPCPTPDHPGTQYLHKEKFSRGLGKFHPVDFIPPAELPDENYPFILSTGRMLYHYHTATMTRRSNSLIKFSNEPYMEMNPDDMERLGIKDGEKVKVSSRRGSIEIKAVASERVFSGLVFIPFHYSEAAANILTNDALDPIAKIPEYKVCACKVEKLS, from the coding sequence ATGAGTAGATTGGTTAAAATTTTTATAGATGGTAAGGAAATAGTTGCTCCTGAAGGGGAGCCGGTATTAAAGGTAGCAAAAGAAAATGGAATCAACATCCCATCGCTGTGTTTCTTGGAGAAGCTATCTCCCAGTGGGTTGTGTAGACTTTGCATCGTTAAGGTTGAAGGTAGACCGGGAATGGTGCCCTCCTGCCTTCTAACTGTTCAGGAGGGAATGAAGATTACTGCTTTTGACGAAGAACTCGAAAACACAAGAAGAATTTTGCTTGATAACATTCTTTCTGAACACAATGATGATTGTATAAATTGTGACAAGGACGGTAATTGCGAATTGCAGGATCTGGCCTACCGGTACGGCCTTGGAAGAGATAATAGGATGTTTTCCCCGATATGGAGGGAGCTGGAAAGGAAGATCGATGACTCTTCGCCGGTACTCTTTTATGATTCTTCCAAATGTATAAAGTGTATGCGTTGCGTGAAGGCGTGTGCCGAGCTTCAAGTAAAGAATGTTTTAAGCTTTGCTGAAAGGGGCATTGAAACCCACGTGGTTGCTGGGCTTGGCAAGTGGTCCGAGTCTGAATGTGACGGGTGTGGGCAATGTGTACAGGCGTGCCCAACCGGAGCATTGGTTGAAAAGTGGGAGACCTATGGCATTAAAGTGAGGGCGAAGGATGTCGACAAGAAGGTAGTTACTACATGTCCTTACTGTGGTGTAGGGTGTCAGCTTGAGTTATGGGTTAAGGATAATAGAATTGTAAAGGTTCGCGGCGCAGATGAAATTCCTAATGAGGAAAAAACTTGTGTCAAAGGGCGCTTTGGCCTTGATTTCGTGCATAAACCAGATAGATTGACCAAACCTTTAATTAAGAAAAATGGCGAATTTGAAGAGGTTGAGTGGGACGAAGCCCTTGACTTTGTTGCCAAAAAGCTCCTGGAAATAAAGCAAAAATATGGACCCGATGCCGTTGCTGGGCTCGCATCAGCCAAGTGTACAAATGAGGAAAACTATGTTTTCCAGAAATTTATGAGGGCTGTAATTGGAACCAACAACGTGGACCACTGTGCGAGGCTCTGCCATGCATCCACAGTAGCTGGCCTTGCAAGGGCCTTTGGCTCTGGCGCAATGACTAACTCCATAAAAGAGCTGGAGTTTGCTGATGTAATTCTTGTTACAGGCTCCAATACCACAGAAACACATCCTGTTATTGCGACATATATTAAAAGAGCGGTGATTTTCCACGGAGCGAAGTTGATCGTCGTTGACCCGAGGAAGATAGACCTCGTCAAATATGCAACCCTTCATCTTCAGCAGAGAAACGGGACCGATGTGGCGTGGATCAACGGAATGCTTCACGTTATTTGGAAGGAAAAACTTTACAATGAAGAATTCGTTAAAAACAGGACGGAGGGTTTTGAGTCCATAATACCGATAATTGAGAAGTATACTCCTGAAAAAGTCGAAGAGATAACGGGAATTCCAAAAGACAAACTTATTGAGGCAGCCAGGCTTTACGCCAAAGCCCAGAAGGCGTCAATCGTTTATTCTATGGGAATTACCCAGCACACAACCGGTGTGGATAACGTACTCTCTCTTGCTAACCTGGCGATGATGACGGGTCATGTAGGAAGGGAATCAACCGGTGTGAATCCTTTGAGAGGTCAAAATAACGTGCAGGGCGCTTGCGATATGGGAGCTTTACCCGACGTTTACTCTGGTTATCAGAAAGTTGTGGATGAACAGGCAAGAAAGAAGTTTGAAGAGGCATGGGGAGTCAAACTATCGGACAAACCCGGACTCACGGTTGTGGAGATGATGAATGCAGCAGTTGAAGGTAAAATAAAGGCTTTCTACATGATGGGCGAGAACCCGATGATGTCTGATCCAAATATTCCTCACGTTAAAGAAGCTCTGGAAAAAGCCGAGTTTATTGTGTGCCAGGACATTTTCATGACGGAAACGACCCAGTATGCTGACGTGATACTCCCCGTGGCATCCTTTGCAGAAAAGGAAGGAACCTTTACCAATACGGAAAGACGTATTCTGAAACTCAATAAAGCCATAGAACCCATTCCCGGAATCAGGGCTGATTGGGAGATAGTTCAAGAAGTCGCAAGAAGAATGGGTTATGAAATGAATTACAGCTCTTGGGAGGATATCTTAAGAGAAATCAACAAGTTGACCCCGAGTTATGGTGGGATAACCCCAGAAAGAGTGAACAGAGGTGAAAAATTACAATGGCCTTGCCCAACTCCCGATCATCCCGGAACCCAATACCTTCACAAAGAGAAATTCTCCCGAGGCCTTGGTAAATTCCACCCTGTAGACTTTATTCCTCCAGCAGAACTTCCTGATGAAAATTACCCATTCATTCTATCCACTGGTAGAATGCTATATCACTATCACACTGCCACGATGACAAGAAGGAGTAATTCCCTGATCAAGTTTAGCAACGAACCTTACATGGAGATGAATCCCGATGACATGGAAAGGCTTGGTATAAAGGATGGTGAGAAGGTTAAAGTATCTTCTCGTAGAGGGTCTATTGAGATTAAAGCAGTAGCCAGTGAAAGGGTATTTTCAGGTCTTGTATTTATCCCATTCCATTATAGTGAGGCGGCAGCAAATATTTTAACAAATGATGCTTTGGATCCAATAGCAAAAATTCCAGAATACAAAGTGTGTGCATGTAAAGTTGAAAAACTAAGTTAA